CCGCGCAGCAGGGCATCGGCGTGGGTGAGTTGCCAGGCCAGGTTGAGGATCGGGTCCTCGGGCTCGGCTTGGGCGAGAATCTCCTCGATCAGCAAGCGGCTGCGCACCAGAGCCTGATCGATCGCGCTGCCGGGCGGGTTGAGGCCCATCAGCGCCAGGCAGGCAGCGCTGCGAAAGGCCGCGGGGTCGCTCTGGGTCACACTGCTGTCCAGCACGATCGCCAGGGTCTCAAGCAGCGCCTCAAGGTGGATCTGCCGGTTGTCGGCCAGTTGCAGGGCCAGCGCGCCGATGAACCCGTCGCGCATGTCGGTGCCGGCCGAGGGGCCGCTGCCCGCTTGCGGGCCATGCAGGGGCTTGTTGCGGTATCCCAGTTGCGTGGCGACCCGGGCCAGCACCACCGGCGGCGAAATCGGCTTGGCAATGTAGTCGGCGGCCCCCAGCAGCAGGCCCAGGCGCTCGTCTTCGACACTGCTGCGCGAGGTCAGGAAAATCACCGGGATGGCGGCGGTCGCCGGGTGGCTCTTGAGCTCGCTGAGCACCTGGAAACCGTCCATTTCGGGCATCAGGATATCGAGGATGATCAGGTCGGGGCTGGCACTGCGCGCCAGGGCCAGGCCGCGCTGGCTGTCCTTGGCCAGCAGCACCTCGTATTCACTGGTCAAGGCATTGGACAGCAGGATCAACGATTGCGGATCGTCGTCGATCGCCAGGAGGGTATAGGGCTTGGGAGCATGCTCTGCGGGCATGACGAGGGGCCTGGAAAAAAGAGGCCGGCAGTCTAGCGTATTTGGCCGATCCAGGCCTAGCGCGCCGCCGGCAAGGTCACGGCCGTGGCCGCCTCACCGGCCGCGCCGCGACCGGCCCGGGGCCTTATTCCAGGTGATCGCACAGATGTTCGGCTTCGATGATGGTTTCGCCCAGGGAGTGGAAGTAGGCCCGCCAGAATTGCACCGCTTCCTGCGCCGCTTCCCGGTCATTGAGGCATTCGATTTCAAAGATGTCGGTGCCTTGCAGTGGCCGGGTCTCGCGCCAGAGCCGCAGCGCCAGGTCGGGGGTGTCCTGGATCCGCTGCAACAGGCGGTTTTCGTGATCCTTGATGTCGTCGAGTACATAGTCGACGAACAGGCAGTAGTCGTTTGCCGGGCAGACGCCAAAGATGTGAAAACGATCCGTGTTGGGAGTGCTCATGAAGGTCATCCTCTTTCATGATGGCAGTGTGCCAAGGCTCGATTGGCACCCAGGCCGTTAGCCTAATACCGATCCGAAAATTTTCAATTGTGAATTTTTTTGTGGCGTCGAAGAGCCTTCCGCGACGGCTCGCAACCCTTGAAACAGAGCCGCGCCGGGGGTGGCGGCAGTCTGTCGGGTGAGGTCCGGGCAGGCCATGGGGCCTCGATGTGTAAAGTGTTTGCATTCGGGTTTGACAGCTCATCCGCGGCTACTACGCTCGTACCGTTGTCCTGCAGGAAGCAACCTGAACCTGCAGGCGCAAGCAGGCGATAAATACGCCCCAAGTGGTGTGAAACAACAATGACGCCAGGCAGGCATCGTTGTTGCTGACCAGCCTCAGACACTCACTGGCAATA
This genomic stretch from Pseudomonas sp. Os17 harbors:
- a CDS encoding response regulator, translated to MPAEHAPKPYTLLAIDDDPQSLILLSNALTSEYEVLLAKDSQRGLALARSASPDLIILDILMPEMDGFQVLSELKSHPATAAIPVIFLTSRSSVEDERLGLLLGAADYIAKPISPPVVLARVATQLGYRNKPLHGPQAGSGPSAGTDMRDGFIGALALQLADNRQIHLEALLETLAIVLDSSVTQSDPAAFRSAACLALMGLNPPGSAIDQALVRSRLLIEEILAQAEPEDPILNLAWQLTHADALLRGSASQDSTEPLPLAARLFALALDYHLSLLQASAEALPARHARAMARMLRQPGFEPCIAGDPQALSAALLNAAQTFHAP